A region of Rhodospirillales bacterium DNA encodes the following proteins:
- a CDS encoding glycosyltransferase family 4 protein yields MPDAERKRYRLACLVTHPIQYQAPLFRRIAADPEIAFKAFFATDFSARDYVDPEFGQSIAWDVPLLDGYESEVLPRLPGSGYPGDTYFDAWRPFSTGLRSRLRAGGFDALWVHGYARAPHVWAMMAARMAGAKVLLRDETSDAGRPRAGARQVVKRLLFRGIDPLVDAYLTIGTANEEHLERLGVDRRKFFRMGYAVDNLWFRARMDEAAATRESLRAELDVAPGRPIALYAAKLIDRKAPLDLVEAFARAVDGAADGAGPALLMAGDGDLRPAVEARIAALGVGERIRLLGFQSQRRLAALYDLCDVFALPSERETWGLVVNEVMNAGRAVVASDRVGAARDLVRHGVTGYVHPHGDVEALAARLRDCFADPARLAEMGRAGRAVIEAWDFEADVAGLKAALAAVVKPR; encoded by the coding sequence GTGCCGGACGCCGAGCGCAAGAGATACCGCCTCGCCTGCCTGGTGACGCATCCCATCCAATACCAGGCGCCGCTGTTCCGCCGCATCGCGGCCGATCCGGAGATCGCGTTCAAGGCGTTCTTCGCCACCGATTTCTCGGCCCGCGACTACGTCGATCCGGAGTTCGGCCAGTCCATCGCGTGGGACGTGCCGCTGCTCGACGGCTACGAGTCGGAGGTGCTGCCGCGCCTGCCCGGCAGCGGCTATCCCGGCGACACCTATTTCGACGCGTGGCGGCCGTTCAGCACCGGCCTGCGGTCGCGGCTGCGCGCCGGCGGCTTCGACGCCCTGTGGGTCCACGGCTACGCCCGCGCGCCGCATGTCTGGGCGATGATGGCGGCGCGGATGGCCGGCGCGAAGGTTCTGCTGCGCGACGAGACCAGCGACGCCGGCCGCCCGCGCGCCGGCGCCCGGCAAGTGGTGAAGCGTCTGCTGTTCCGCGGCATCGATCCGCTCGTCGACGCCTACCTGACCATCGGCACGGCCAACGAGGAGCATCTCGAGCGCCTCGGCGTCGACCGCCGCAAGTTCTTCCGCATGGGTTACGCCGTCGACAATCTCTGGTTCCGCGCCCGCATGGACGAGGCCGCGGCGACTCGCGAGTCCCTGCGCGCCGAGCTCGACGTCGCGCCCGGCCGGCCGATCGCGCTCTACGCCGCCAAGCTGATCGACCGCAAGGCGCCGCTCGACCTGGTCGAGGCCTTCGCGCGGGCCGTCGACGGCGCCGCCGACGGCGCGGGGCCCGCGCTGCTGATGGCCGGTGACGGCGATCTGCGGCCCGCGGTCGAGGCGCGGATCGCCGCGCTCGGCGTCGGCGAACGCATCCGGCTTCTCGGGTTCCAGAGCCAGCGCCGGCTCGCCGCGCTCTACGATCTGTGCGACGTCTTCGCGCTGCCGTCGGAACGCGAGACCTGGGGGCTGGTGGTGAACGAGGTGATGAACGCCGGCCGCGCCGTGGTCGCCAGCGACCGCGTCGGCGCGGCGCGCGACCTCGTGCGCCACGGCGTCACCGGCTACGTCCATCCGCACGGCGACGTCGAGGCGCTGGCGGCGCGGCTGCGCGACTGCTTCGCCGATCCGGCGCGGCTGGCGGAGATGGGGCGCGCCGGGCGCGCCGTGATCGAGGCGTGGGATTTCGAGGCCGACGTCGCCGGCCTCAAGGCGGCGCTCGCCGCCGTCGTGAAGCCGCGCTGA
- a CDS encoding glycosyltransferase family 4 protein has protein sequence MARRRVLIAHPGATSLLYPLVALLQRLDLDVAFETSFYARPGAPLERLIGRLPAGPRARLARELGRRRHPEIDPAGITTHPLPEIAQVLAARAGPPALAARLMRWRNARFDALVAARVRRERPDVFIGFDGSSERSFRACRETGTVSLLYQAIGHLRSGLRILDEERRLHPAFADVSLGDTSEAWIARNVREAELADRIVVPSQYVRDTMVENGRDPASIDLLPFPIDVERFAPGPARSDDGRLRALFVGQIGMRKGVRYALDAMRALARPDIELTLVGGIVDGEAWLKPYAGLYRHVANVPYAEMPDLFRAADVFVFPSLHEGSAMAVNEALASGLPAVVTPNAGAILRDGVEGFIVPIRDSGAIAGRLASLASDPALRATLGRAARARAEAHDWPAYARALDTLLGRLPVR, from the coding sequence ATGGCGCGCCGCCGCGTCCTGATCGCCCATCCCGGCGCCACCTCGCTGCTCTATCCGCTGGTCGCGCTGCTGCAGCGGCTGGACCTCGACGTCGCGTTCGAGACCTCGTTCTACGCCCGCCCCGGCGCGCCGCTGGAGCGGCTGATCGGCCGCCTGCCCGCCGGTCCACGCGCGCGGCTGGCGCGCGAGCTGGGCCGGCGCCGGCATCCCGAGATCGATCCGGCCGGCATCACGACCCATCCGCTGCCGGAGATCGCGCAGGTGCTGGCGGCGCGCGCCGGCCCGCCGGCGCTGGCGGCGCGGCTGATGCGCTGGCGCAACGCCCGCTTCGACGCGCTGGTGGCGGCGCGCGTGCGGCGCGAGCGTCCGGACGTGTTCATCGGCTTCGACGGCTCGTCGGAGCGCTCGTTCCGCGCCTGCCGCGAGACCGGCACCGTGTCGCTGCTCTACCAGGCCATCGGCCATCTGCGCAGCGGCCTGCGCATCCTCGACGAGGAGCGGCGCCTGCACCCGGCGTTCGCCGACGTCTCGCTCGGCGACACCAGCGAGGCGTGGATCGCGCGCAACGTCAGGGAGGCGGAGCTGGCCGACCGGATCGTGGTGCCCTCGCAGTACGTGCGCGACACCATGGTCGAGAACGGCCGCGATCCGGCGAGCATCGACCTGCTGCCGTTCCCGATCGACGTCGAACGCTTCGCGCCCGGCCCGGCGCGGAGCGACGACGGCCGGTTGCGCGCGCTGTTCGTCGGCCAGATCGGCATGCGCAAGGGCGTGCGCTACGCGCTCGACGCGATGCGCGCGCTGGCGCGGCCGGACATCGAGCTGACGCTGGTCGGCGGCATCGTCGACGGCGAGGCGTGGCTGAAACCCTACGCCGGCCTCTACCGCCACGTCGCGAACGTCCCCTACGCCGAGATGCCCGACCTGTTCCGCGCCGCCGACGTGTTCGTCTTCCCCTCGCTGCACGAGGGCTCGGCGATGGCGGTGAACGAGGCGCTGGCGTCCGGCCTGCCGGCGGTCGTCACGCCCAACGCCGGCGCCATCCTGCGCGACGGCGTCGAAGGCTTCATCGTGCCGATCCGCGATTCCGGCGCCATCGCCGGGCGCCTGGCGTCGCTGGCAAGCGATCCCGCGTTGCGCGCCACGCTCGGACGCGCCGCCCGCGCCCGCGCCGAGGCGCACGACTGGCCGGCCTACGCGCGCGCGCTCGACACCTTGCTCGGCCGGCTTCCGGTCCGCTGA
- a CDS encoding glycosyltransferase encodes MAKAVAARGHEVAIHTTNWSAEGVENVPTGVALAQDGFTVTYHPVHAPRFWKASRAMGRALAVELPKFDVVHLHSIYLYHDWIGARLCRRHGVPYIVRPHGMLDPYIRARHRGRKKLMELLFQNGVLRRAAAIHYTSDVEREISAPFAMGAPARIVPLGVDLAGFDKLPPAERFLAAHPETRGRRVALFLSRLHFKKGLDLLIPAFARAARQDPDAHLVVAGPDDGMLDQCKAWTRRDGVSDRVTFTGMLRGDDKLAAFAAASLFALPSYSENFGIAAVEAMAAGLPVVVSDQVNIWRELQAGGGALVVRADEEKVAMALGTLLRDAALAADMGRKARDTVNRLYRWDNVAAALESMYADVVEGHRRPAREVA; translated from the coding sequence ATGGCGAAGGCCGTCGCCGCGCGCGGTCACGAGGTCGCGATCCATACCACCAACTGGTCGGCCGAGGGTGTCGAGAACGTGCCCACGGGCGTGGCGCTGGCGCAGGACGGCTTCACGGTCACCTACCATCCCGTGCACGCGCCGCGCTTCTGGAAGGCGTCGCGGGCGATGGGCCGGGCGCTGGCGGTCGAACTGCCGAAATTCGACGTCGTGCACCTGCATTCGATCTACCTCTACCACGACTGGATCGGCGCGCGGCTGTGCCGGCGCCACGGCGTGCCCTACATCGTGCGGCCGCACGGCATGCTCGATCCCTACATCCGCGCCCGCCACCGCGGTCGCAAGAAGCTGATGGAGCTCTTGTTCCAGAACGGCGTGCTGCGGCGGGCGGCGGCGATCCACTACACCAGCGACGTCGAGCGCGAGATCAGCGCGCCGTTCGCGATGGGCGCGCCGGCCCGGATCGTGCCGCTGGGCGTCGACCTCGCCGGCTTCGACAAGCTGCCGCCGGCCGAGCGCTTCCTCGCCGCCCATCCCGAGACCCGCGGCCGGCGCGTGGCGTTGTTCCTCAGCCGCCTGCATTTCAAGAAGGGCCTCGATCTGCTGATCCCCGCTTTCGCGCGCGCCGCGCGCCAGGACCCCGACGCGCATCTCGTGGTCGCCGGGCCGGACGACGGCATGCTCGACCAGTGCAAGGCGTGGACGCGGCGCGACGGCGTGTCCGACCGCGTCACCTTCACCGGCATGCTGCGCGGCGACGACAAGCTGGCGGCGTTCGCGGCGGCCTCGCTGTTCGCGCTGCCGTCCTACAGCGAGAATTTCGGCATCGCCGCCGTCGAGGCGATGGCGGCCGGGCTGCCGGTCGTGGTCTCGGACCAGGTCAACATCTGGCGCGAGCTGCAGGCCGGCGGCGGCGCGCTGGTGGTGCGCGCCGACGAGGAGAAGGTGGCGATGGCGCTGGGCACGCTGCTGCGCGACGCGGCGCTCGCCGCCGACATGGGCCGCAAGGCGCGCGACACCGTCAACCGGCTGTACCGCTGGGACAACGTCGCCGCCGCGCTGGAGTCCATGTACGCGGACGTCGTCGAAGGCCATCGGCGGCCGGCGCGCGAGGTCGCGTGA